In Vigna unguiculata cultivar IT97K-499-35 chromosome 3, ASM411807v1, whole genome shotgun sequence, a single genomic region encodes these proteins:
- the LOC114179917 gene encoding probable mannitol dehydrogenase, with product MAESAKSPQTELPHKAFGWAATDTSGTLSPFHFSRRENGVDDVTVQILFCGVCHSDLHTVKNDWGFTTYPVVPGHEIVGVVTKVGSNVKYFKAGDKVGVGVIVESCKECECCQQDLENYCPRPVFTYNSPYYDGTRTQGGYSNIVVVNQRYVLRFPENLPLDAGAPLLCAGITVYSPMIYYGMTEPGKHLGVAGLGGLGHVAIKIGKAFGLKVTVISGSPHKEAEAVDKLGADSFVVSSDPAKMKAAIGTMDYIIDTISAVHSLTPLLGLLKLNGKLVTVGLPNKPLEVPIFQLALGRKLVGGSNFGGIKETQEMLDFCGKHNITADIELIKMDQINTAMERLGKGDVKYRFVIDVANSFSSL from the exons atgGCAGAATCTGCAAAATCTCCACAAACTGAACTTCCTCACAAAGCTTTTGGTTGGGCTGCTACAGACACTTCTGGGACCCTTTCGCCATTTCATTTTTCcagaag GGAAAACGGCGTTGACGACGTCACCGTCCAGATTCTGTTTTGTGGGGTTTGCCATTCTGATCTTCACACTGTCAAAAACGACTGGGGTTTCACCACTTACCCTGTCGTTCCAGG gcatgaaattgttggtgttgTGACAAAAGTTGGAAGTaatgtgaaatattttaaaGCTGGTGATAAAGTGGGAGTTGGTGTGATAGTGGAGTCTTGCAAGGAATGTGAATGCTGCCAACAGGATTTAGAGAATTACTGTCCCCGCCCTGTCTTTACCTATAACTCTCCTTATTATGATGGGACACGAACCCAAGGTGGTTATTCTAACATTGTGGTCGTTAACCAGCGTTATGTTCTCCGATTTCCTGAAAACTTACCCCTTGATGCTGGTGCTCCACTGCTGTGTGCGGGGATAACTGTGTATAGCCCTATGATATATTATGGGATGACAGAGCCTGGCAAACATTTGGGAGTGGCAGGGCTAGGTGGGTTAGGCCATGTTGCAATCAAAATTGGTAAGGCGTTTGGGCTGAAAGTTACTGTCATTAGTGGATCTCCGCACAAGGAAGCTGAGGCAGTTGACAAACTTGGGGCTGATTCTTTCGTTGTTTCCTCAGACCCTGCAAAAATGAAG GCTGCTATTGGAACCATGGACTATATCATAGACACAATTTCTGCTGTTCATTCCCTGACACCACTGCTTGGTCTGCTGAAGCTGAATGGGAAGCTAGTTACTGTAGGGTTGCCTAACAAGCCTCTTGAAGTGCCTATCTTCCAATTAGCTTTAG GAAGGAAGCTTGTAGGGGGGAGCAACTTTGGAGGGATCAAGGAAACACAGGAAATGCTTGATTTCTGCGGAAAGCACAACATAACTGCAGATATTGAGCTGATTAAGATGGACCAAATCAACACTGCCATGGAAAGGCTTGGCAAAGGTGATGTGAAATATCGCTTTGTGATTGATGTGGCCAACTCTTTCTCAAGTTTGTAG
- the LOC114176154 gene encoding WD repeat domain-containing protein 83, with translation MSVEDLPRKEVNVLKGHEGAVLAARFNGDGNYCLSCGKDRTIRLWNPHRGIHIKTYKSHGREVRDVHVTPDNSKLCSCGGDRQIFYWDVATGRVIRKFRGHDGEVNGVKFNEYSSVVVSAGYDQLLRAWDCRSHSTEPIQIIDTFADSVMSICLTKTEIIGGSVDGTVRTFDIRIGREISDNLGQPVNCVSMSNDGNCILAGCLDSTLRLLDRSTGELLQEYKGHTNKSYKLDCCLTNTDAHVTGGSEDGYIYFWDLVDASVVSRFRAHTSVVTSVSYHPKENCMVTSSVDGTIRVWKT, from the exons atgAGCGTTGAAGATCTTCCGCGGAAAGAGGTTAACGTGCTGAAAGGTCACGAGGGTGCCGTGTTGGCCGCGAGGTTCAACGGTGACGGCAATTATTGTCTGAGTTGCGGCAAAGACCGTACCATACGCCTCTGGAATCCTCACCGTGGAATCCATATCAAGACCTATAAATCCCACGGCCGTGAAGTCCGCGATGTCCACGTCACACC GGACAATTCCAAGTTATGTTCCTGTGGTGGAGATCgacaaatattttattgggATGTTGCAACTGGTCGTGTTATTAGGAAATTTCGTGGCCATGATGGTGAG GTAAATGGCGTCAAATTCAATGAGTATTCATCTGTTGTGGTCTCAGCAGGCTATGATCAGTTGTTGCGTGCTTGGGACTGCAGATCTCACAGCACCGAGCCGATTCAG ATTATTGACACATTTGCAGATAGTGTCATGTCTATTTGTTTAacaaaaactgaaattattGGGGGAAGTGTTGATGGAACTGTTCGGACATTTGACATTCGAATTGGCAG AGAAATTTCCGATAACTTGGGGCAACCCGTCAACTGTGTATCAATGTCAAATGATGGTAATTGCATTCTAGCAGGTTGTTTAGACTCTACTTTGCGTCTTTTGGACAG GTCCACTGGTGAATTGTTACAAGAATATAAAGGACACACTAATAAG TCGTACAAATTGGATTGCTGCCTTACCAATACCGATGCTCATGTAACTGGTGGGTCTGAGGATGGCTACATTTATTTCTGGGATCTCGTAGATGCATCTGTAGTTTCAAGATTCAGGGCCCATACCTCAGTG GTAACGAGTGTTAGTTATCACCCAAAGGAAAACTGCATGGTAACTTCTTCAGTGGATGGCACCATTCGAGTATGGAAAACATAA
- the LOC114177426 gene encoding probable mediator of RNA polymerase II transcription subunit 26c isoform X2, giving the protein MDPKDFRSILESAGIDIWMLMDVAIAVASADHSDELKRRRDGIVERLYATSLLSSSRCPNCDIDDVREIEMQSNPSAEEEKDTCEVLLDDEQKKILEIKEQLEDPHQSKDSLLELLQNLADMDITFRALQETDIGRHVNRLRKHSSNDVKKLVKLLVRKWKEIIDEWVKLKTPGEASTTVMADEDSPQDKMPQNGHRQIPDFADSPNPHNESFGSEHNNIEPQQRKPKAIPHKESPLKPSASRQKESNVELDKLASARKRLQENYKEPKRIERSR; this is encoded by the exons ATGGATCCTAAGGATTTTCGATCCATATTGGAGAGCGCGGGCATCGACATTTGGATGTTGATGGATGTCGCCATCGCAGTGGCATCTGCTGACCACAGTGATGAATTGAAGCGTCGAAGAGACGGAATCGTGGAGCGCCTCTACGCGACGAGTTTGTTGTCATCATCGCGGTGTCCAAACTGTGACATCGACGACGTTAGAGAAATCGAGATGCAGAGCAATCCCTCCGCGGAGGAGGAAAAGGATACTTGCGAAGTCTTGTTGGACGATGAACAAAAGAAGATTCTAGAGATTAAAGAGCAACTTGAAGATCCTCACCAG TCCAAAGATTCGTTGTTGGAGCTGTTGCAGAATCTAGCAGACATGGATATTACATTCCGAGCCTTACAA GAGACTGACATTGGGAGGCATGTGAATCGGTTGCGGAAGCATTCGTCTAATGACGTTAAGAAATTGGTGAAGTTACTCGTCAG GAAATGGAAGGAGATTATAGATGAATGGGTGAAGTTGAAGACGCCAGGAGAAGCGAGTACTACTGTCATGG CTGACGAGGACTCGCCACAAGATAAAATGCCACAAAATGGACATCGTCAG ATTCCCGATTTTGCAGACTCGCCAAATCCACACA ATGAGAGTTTTGGGTCAGAGCACAACAACATTGAACCACAACAACGAAAACCAAAAGCAATTCCTCACAAAGAATCTCCCCTAAAACCATCGGCATCA AGACAAAAAGAGAGCAATGTTGAGTTGGATAAACTTGCTTCAGCGAGAAAGCGACTCCAAGAGAACTACAAAGAG CCAAAAAGAATAGAACGATCCAGGTGA
- the LOC114177426 gene encoding probable mediator of RNA polymerase II transcription subunit 26c isoform X1 — protein sequence MDPKDFRSILESAGIDIWMLMDVAIAVASADHSDELKRRRDGIVERLYATSLLSSSRCPNCDIDDVREIEMQSNPSAEEEKDTCEVLLDDEQKKILEIKEQLEDPHQSKDSLLELLQNLADMDITFRALQETDIGRHVNRLRKHSSNDVKKLVKLLVRKWKEIIDEWVKLKTPGEASTTVMADEDSPQDKMPQNGHRQIPDFADSPNPHNESFGSEHNNIEPQQRKPKAIPHKESPLKPSASRQKESNVELDKLASARKRLQENYKEVANAKKNRTIQVMDLHELPKPKNAYFGKSKGGTSQGRHW from the exons ATGGATCCTAAGGATTTTCGATCCATATTGGAGAGCGCGGGCATCGACATTTGGATGTTGATGGATGTCGCCATCGCAGTGGCATCTGCTGACCACAGTGATGAATTGAAGCGTCGAAGAGACGGAATCGTGGAGCGCCTCTACGCGACGAGTTTGTTGTCATCATCGCGGTGTCCAAACTGTGACATCGACGACGTTAGAGAAATCGAGATGCAGAGCAATCCCTCCGCGGAGGAGGAAAAGGATACTTGCGAAGTCTTGTTGGACGATGAACAAAAGAAGATTCTAGAGATTAAAGAGCAACTTGAAGATCCTCACCAG TCCAAAGATTCGTTGTTGGAGCTGTTGCAGAATCTAGCAGACATGGATATTACATTCCGAGCCTTACAA GAGACTGACATTGGGAGGCATGTGAATCGGTTGCGGAAGCATTCGTCTAATGACGTTAAGAAATTGGTGAAGTTACTCGTCAG GAAATGGAAGGAGATTATAGATGAATGGGTGAAGTTGAAGACGCCAGGAGAAGCGAGTACTACTGTCATGG CTGACGAGGACTCGCCACAAGATAAAATGCCACAAAATGGACATCGTCAG ATTCCCGATTTTGCAGACTCGCCAAATCCACACA ATGAGAGTTTTGGGTCAGAGCACAACAACATTGAACCACAACAACGAAAACCAAAAGCAATTCCTCACAAAGAATCTCCCCTAAAACCATCGGCATCA AGACAAAAAGAGAGCAATGTTGAGTTGGATAAACTTGCTTCAGCGAGAAAGCGACTCCAAGAGAACTACAAAGAGGTTGCAAATG CCAAAAAGAATAGAACGATCCAGGTGATGGATCTCCATGAGTTGCCAAAACCCAAGAATGCCTACTTCGGAAAAAGCAAAGGTGGCACCAGTCAGGGAAGACACTGGTGA